The Enterobacter asburiae sequence AGCTATACCCGTATCGCCAACTATCTTGAACGTCAGGCTCGTCAGCGCGGTTACCAGTTGCTGATCGCCTGTTCTGAAGACCAGCCCGATAACGAGATGCGCTGCATTGAGCATCTGCTCCAGCGTCAGGTTGATGCCATCATCGTCTCGACCTCCTTACCGCCGGAGCATCCGTTCTACCAGCGCTGGGCGAACGATCCTTTCCCCATCGTTGCGCTGGACCGCGCACTCGATCGTGAGCATTTCACAAGCGTAGTGGGTGCCGATCAGGATGACGCGGAAATGCTGGCCGCTGAGCTGAGAACTTTCCCCGCTGAAACGGTGCTGTATCTTGGCGCGCTGCCTGAGCTTTCCGTGAGCTTCCTGCGTGAGCAGGGGTTCAGAACCGCCTGGAAAGACGATCCGCGTGAAGTCCACTATCTCTATGCCAACAGCTATGAACGCGAAGCCGCTGCGCAGCTGTTCGAAAAATGGCTGGAGACGCACCCGATGCCCCAGGCGCTGTTCACCACGTCGTTTGCTCTTCTGCAGGGGGTGATGGATGTCACCTTACGTCGTGAAGGCAAGCTTCCCTCCGACCTGGCGATTGCCACGTTCGGGGATAACGAGCTTCTCGATTTCCTTCAGTGCCCGGTGCTGGCAGTGGCTCAGCGTCACCGCGATGTAGCTGAGCGCGTCCTGGAGATTGTTCTGGCGAGCCTGGATGAGCCGCGAAAACCGAAGCCGGGTCTGACGCGTATCAAACGTAATCTCTATCATCGCGGAATTTTGAGCCGCCATAAATGAAATGACGGGGCGGCGCAAACCGCCCCTTTTTACTGAAATAATTTGCCGAGTTAATTCCCGCAATGAAATTAGGATAATTCTTGAGAGATCATAATCTACTATTTTTCCTAATTCATTTTGTCGTTTTAAATGGTCCTTAAAGAATCACGAAGCCATTTTAAAAGCCTATCTTTGTATTATTTTGTTACAAACCCTCTTCGGTCGATGAATATTCAGCCGTTTTTCCTTCCCCCTTGACCGGCCAGCAACGCAGCCGCTGCCTTCACCGTCCGCTTGCGTGAATCTGGCGCTGTTATCCCCAGAGAATCTGTCATAAAATGCTGCCCGCGTCGCAAACTGACACTTTATATTTATCTGCGATGATATTGAGTGAGCCTTAACGCTAGTGTGCATATTCGGTTTTTTTCTTACAAATATTCATAACGTTAATTTTGCCTCGCCAGTTGTGCAGTTATTAGCCAGGTCTGTTTATCTCTGTAAATAGCGGCCTTTCGGGTCCTTATAGGGAGAGTCCTGGCTTGACAAGCTTTTCCCTCGCTCCGTAAACTCCTTTAGGTGGGAATTTGTGGGTTAAAGTGGTGAGGAGGGGTGAGACTGGCATGTTCCGTGGAGCTACGTTAGTCAATCTCGACAGCAAAGGGCGTTTATCGGTCCCAACCCGATATCGCGACCAGCTGATTGAGAACGCTTCGGGTCAAATGGTTTGCACCATTGACATCAACTCCCCCTGCCTGCTGCTTTACCCCTTACCTGAATGGGAAATTATTGAGCAAAAGCTGTCGCGACTGTCGAGCATGAACCCGCAAGAGCGCCGCGTGCAGCGGCTGTTATTGGGACATGCCAGTGAGTGTCAGATGGATAGCGCCGGGCGATTACTGATTGCGCCCGTGCTGCGGCAACATGCCGGTCTGACCAAAGAAGTGATGCTGGTCGGACAGTTCAACAAGTTTGAACTGTGGGACGAAACGACCTGGTATCAACAGGTCAAGGAAGATATCGACGCTGAGCAGTCTGATTCCGCAACTTTATCGGAACGGCTGCAGGACTTGTCTCTATAAATATGATGGAAAATTATAAACACAAAACGGTGCTGCTGGACGAGGCCGTGAACGGCCTGAACATTCGTCCGGATGGCATCTACATTGATGGCACGTTTGGTCGCGGTGGTCACTCGCGTTTGATCCTCTCCCAGCTTGGAGAGGAAGGGCGTCTGCTGGCAATCGATCGCGATCCGCAGGCGATTGCCGTTGCACAGACCATCAATGACCCACGCTTTTCCATCGTGCATGGACCTTTCTCTGCGCTCGCGGATTACGTTGCCGAGCGCGATCTTACGGGCAAGATCGACGGGATTCTTCTCGATCTTGGCGTCTCTTCACCCCAGCTTGATGATGCAGAACGCGGCTTCTCCTTTATGCGCGACGGTCCGCTGGACATGCGTATGGACCCGACGCGTGGCCAGTCTGCCGCCGAATGGCTGCAGACCGCTGACGAAGCGGATATTGCCTGGGTGATCAAAACCTTTGGCGAAGAACGTTTTGGCAAGCGCATTGCGCGCGCCATCGTTGAGCGCAACCGCGTTGAGCCAATGACCCGCACCAAAGAGCTGGCCGAAGTGATCGCGGCGGCGACGCCGGTGAAGGATAAGCACAAACATCCCGCGACCCGTACCTTCCAGGCGGTTCGCATCTGGGTAAACAGTGAACTGGAGGAAATAGAGCTGGCGCTAAAAAGCTCGCTCGACGTGCTGGCCCCGGGTGGGCGGTTATCCATCATCAGCTTCCATTCGCTGGAAGACCGCATTGTGAAACGCTTCATGCGTGAACAGAGCCGCGGTCCACAAGTGCCAGCGGGGCTGCCGATGACGGAAGAACAACTCAGGAAGCTGGGTGGCCGTCAGTTGCGAGCATTAGGCAAGTTGATGCCGGGCGAAGAAGAGGTGGCAGAGAATCCACGCGCCCGTAGTTCAGTGCTGCGAGTTGCAGAGAGGACGAACGCATGATCGGCAGAGTGACAGAGACCCTAAGCAAAGTTAAGGGATCGTTAGGAAGCAACGAGCGCCATGCTTTGCCTGGCGTGATCGGCGACGATCTTTTGCGGTTTGGGAAGCTGCCACTCTGCCTGTTCATTTGCATCATTGTTACGGCAGTTACGGTGGTGACCACGGCTCACCATACACGTTTATTGACTGCGCAGCGCGAGCAGCTGGTGCTGGAACGCGATGCGCTGGATATTGAATGGCGAAATCTGATCCTTGAAGAAAACGCGCTCGGCGATCACAGCCGGGTTGAACGGATCGCAACGGAAAAGCTGCAACTGCAGCATGTTGATCCTTCCCAGGAAAATATCGTAGTACAAAAATAAGGGAAAACGCGACGCATGAAAGCAGCGGCAAAAACGCTAAAACCAAAACGTCAGGAAGAACAGGCCAACTTTATCAGTTGGCGTTTTGCGTTGCTTTGCGGCTGCATTTTACTGGCGCTGGGTTTCCTGCTGGGGCGCGTGGCGTGGCTGCAAATCATCGCCCCTGACATGCTGGTACGCCAGGGAGATATGCGCTCCCTTCGCGTTCAGGAAGTGTCGACTTCTCGCGGAATGATAACCGACCGTTCAGGCCGCCCGCTGGCGGTGAGCGTGCCGGTGAAAGCGATCTGGGCCGACCCGAAAGAGCTGCATGATGCCGGTGGCATCACGCTTGATAACCGCTGGAAAGCGCTGTCAGATGCGCTCAAAATGCCGCTGGATCAGCTTGCCTCCCGCGTCAACGCGAACCCGAAAGGGCGTTTTATCTATCTGGCGCGCCAGGTTAACCCTGACATGGCGGACTACATTCGAAAACTGAAGCTGCCGGGCATTCATCTGCGCGAAGAATCCCGTCGTTACTATCCGTCCGGTGAAGTAACCGCTCACCTCATTGGCTTCACCAACGTCGACAGCCAGGGGATTGAGGGCGTTGAAAAAAGTTTCGATAAGTGGCTCACCGGCCAGCCGGGCGAGCGAATTGTGCGTAAGGACCGCTACGGGCGCGTCATCGAAGATATCTCCTCTACGGACAGCCAGGCGGCGCATAACCTGGCCCTGAGTATTGACGAGCGCCTGCAGGCGCTGGTCTACCGCGAGCTCAACAACGCCGTGGCGTTTAACAAGGCCGAGTCAGGCAGCGCCGTGCTGGTGGATGTCAGTACTGGCGAAGTGCTGGCCATGGCCAACAGTCCGTCCTACAACCCGAATAACTTTACCGGCACCGCAAAAGATGCGATGCGTAACCGGGCGATTACTGACGTGTTCGAACCCGGCTCCACGGTGAAACCGATGGTGGTGATGACGGCGCTTCAGCGCGGTATAGTCAATGAAAACACGGTCCTGAACACGATCCCTTACCGTATTAACGGCCACGAGATTAAAGACGTGGCGCGCTACAGCGAATTGACCCTGACCGGGGTGTTACAGAAGTCGAGTAACGTCGGTGTTTCAAAGCTGGCGTTAGCGATGCCGTCCTCAGCGTTAGTAGAGACTTACTCACGTTTTGGACTGGGAAAGGCGACCAATTTGGGGTTGGTCGGAGAACGCAGTGGCTTATATCCTCAAAAACAACGGTGGTCTGACATAGAGAGGGCCACCTTCTCTTTCGGCTACGGGCTAATGGTAACCCCGCTACAGTTAGCGCGAGTCTACGCAACGATTGGCAGCTATGGCGTCTATCGCCCGCTGTCCATCACCAAAGTTGATCCACCGGTTCCGGGCGAGCGTATCTTCCCGGAATCCATCGTTCGTACCGTTGTGCACATGATGGAAAGCGTGGCGCTGCCGGGTGGCGGCGGCGTGAAGGCGGCCATTAAAGGCTACCGCATCGCCATTAAAACCGGTACGGCGAAAAAGGTGGGGCCAGACGGTCGCTACATCAACAAATACATTGCCTATACCGCAGGCGTTGCGCCTGCAAGCAATCCGCGTTTTGCGCTTGTGGTCGTCATTAACGATCCACAGGCGGGTAAATACTACGGCGGCGCCGTTTCTGCGCCTGTGTTTGGCGCCATCATGGGCGGCGTGTTACGCACCATGAACGTTGAACCGGATGCGCTGGCGACGGGTGAAAAAAGTGAATTTGTAATTAATCAAGGCGAGGGTACAGGTGGCAGATCGTAATTTGCGCGACCTTCTCGCTCCGTGGGTGCCTATGCTACCTGCGCGAGCACTACGAGAGATGGTACTGGACAGCCGCGTGGCTGCTTCTGGCGATCTTTTTGTGGCGGTGGTCGGTCATCAGGCGGACGGGCGTCGTTATATCCCGCAGGCGATTGCGCAAGGTGTTGCTGCCATTATTGCTGAGGCCAAAGACGAGGCAACCGACGGTGAGATCCGTGAAATTCACGGGGTGCCGGTTGTCTATCTCAGCCAGTTGAATGAGCGTCTCTCTGCACTGGCAGGACGTTTTTATCACGAACCTTCTGACCAGCTGCGTCTGGTTGGCGTGACGGGCACGAACGGAAAAACCACCACCACGCAGCTGATGGCGCAGTGGGCTCAGCTGCTGGGTGAAACGGGGGCCGTGATGGGCACCGTAGGCAACGGCCTGCTGGGCAAAGTGAGCCCGACGGAAAACACCACCGGCTCGGCGGTTGACGTACAGCATGTGCTTGCCGGTCTGGCAGGGCAGGGGGCAACCTTTGCCGCGATGGAAGTCTCTTCGCACGGTCTGGTTCAGCACCGCGTCGCGGCGCTGAAATTTGCTGCTTCAGTGTTCACCAACCTGAGCCGCGATCACCTTGATTACCATGGTGATATGGAGCACTACGAAGCCGCGAAATGGCTGCTGTTCTCTACTCACCATTACGGCCAGGCTATCATCAACGCCGATGACGAAGTGGGCCGCCGCTGGCTTGCGAAGCTGCCGGACGCGGTTGCGGTGTCGATGGAAGACCATATCAATCCGAACTGCCACGGCCGCTGGCTGAAGGCCGTTGACGTTAACTATCACGACAGCGGCGCGACGATCCGCTTTGCCTCTTCCTGGGGGGAAGGTGAAATTGAAAGCCGCCTGATGGGGGCGTTTAACGTCAGCAACCTGCTGCTGGCGCTGGCGACGTTGCTGGCGCTGGGTTATCCGATGGCGGAACTGCTGGAAACGTCAACGCGTCTGCAGCCGGTTTGCGGCCGTATGGAAGTGTTCAGCGCGCCGGGTAAACCGACCGTAGTGGTTGATTATGCCCACACCCCGGACGCGCTGGAAAAAGCGCTGGAAGCAGCGCGCCTGCACTGCACTGGTAAGCTCTGGTGCGTGTTTGGCTGCGGCGGCGATCGCGATAAAGGCAAACGCCCGCTGATGGGGGCTATTGCCGAGCAGTTCGCGGATATTCCGGTTGTGACCGATGACAACCCGCGTACCGAAGAGCCGCGCGCCATCATCAACGACATTCTGGCGGGAATGCTGGACGCCGGTCGTGCCCGCGTGGTGGAAGGCCGTGCGGAAGCCGTGACCAACACCATTATGCAGGCGCAGGAGAATGATGTTGTTCTGCTGGCGGGCAAAGGGCATGAAGATTATCAGATTGTTGGCAATCGCCGTCTGGACTACTCGGACCGCGTAACGGCAGCACGCCTGCTGGGAGTAGTGGCATGATTAGCATCACGTTACGTCAGGCCGCTGCCATCCTGCAGGGCGACCTGCACGGGCAAGACCTGACCATTGATGCCGTGACGACGGACACCCGCAAAATTACTGCGGGCTGTCTGTTTGTGGCGCTGAAAGGCGAGCGTTTTGACGCGCATGATTTTGCAGAACAGGCCAAAGAGAACGGCGCCGGTGCGCTGCTCGTCAGCCGCAGGCTCGATATCGATCTGCCGCAGATTGTGGTGAACGATACGCGTCTCGCGTTCGGTGAGCTGGCTGCCTGGGTGCGTCAGCAGGTACCTGCTCGCGTTGTCGCACTGACCGGGTCATCAGGCAAAACGTCGGTGAAAGAGATGACGGCGGCGATCCTCAGCCACTGTGGCAATACGCTCTATACCGCGGGCAACCTCAATAATGACATCGGCGTGCCGATGACATTACTTCGCCTGACCAAAGAACATGAATTTGCGGTGATTGAGTTAGGGGCAAACCACCAGGGCGAAATCGCCTGGACCGTAAGCCTGACTCGCCCGGAAGCGGCGCTGGTGAATAACCTGGCGGCGGCGCATCTTGAAGGCTTCGGCTCGCTGGAAGGCGTGGCGAAAGCGAAAGGTGAGATTTACACCGGCCTGCCGGATGACGGTATTGCCATTCTTAACGCCGATAACAACGACTGGCTGAACTGGCAAAGCATCATTGGTTCGCGTAAAACCTGGCGCTTCTCGCCGAATGCGGCCAACAGTGACTTTACCGCGACCAATATCCATGTGACGTCGCACGGTACGGAGTTCACCCTCACCACCCCGACGGGTGGCGTAGACGTGCTGCTGCCGCTGCCGGGACGCCATAACATCGCCAATGCGCTTGCGGCAGCGGCGTTATCGACGGCGGTGGGCGCGTCGCATGAGGCGATCAAAGCGGGGCTGGCGAACCTGAAAGCCGTGCCGGGACGTCTGTTCCCGATTCAGCTTTCGGAAAACAAGCTGCTGCTGGATGACTCCTACAACGCGAACGTCGGCTCGATGACGGCGGCGGTGCAGGTATTATCTGAAATGCCGGGCTACCGCATCATGGTGGTTGGCGATATGGCCGAGCTGGGCGATGAAAGCGAAGCCTGTCATACCCAGGTCGGTGAAGCGGCAAAAGCGGCGGGGCTGGACTGCGTGCTGAGCGCAGGAAAACTGAGCCAGGCGATTAGCCGTGCCAGCGGCGTTGGCGAACATTTTGCCGATAAAGCCGCCTTAATTGAGCGCCTTAAGGCATTAATTACAGAAAAACAAATTGTGACAGTGTTAGTGAAAGGTTCACGTAGTGCCGCCATGGAAGAGGTTGTGCACGCATTACAGGAGAACGGGACATGTTAGTTTGGCTGGCCGAACATTTGGTCAAATATTATTCTGGCTTTAACGTCTTTTCGTATCTGACGTTTCGCGCCATCGTCAGCCTGCTGACTGCGCTGTTCATCTCGTTGTGGATGGGCCCGCGCATGATTGCCCGTCTGCAAAAACTCTCATTCGGCCAGGTCGTACGTAACGACGGTCCGGAGTCGCACTTCAGCAAGCGCGGTACGCCGACGATGGGCGGGATCATGATCCTTACCGCGATCGTTGTTTCCGTGCTGCTGTGGGCCTACCCGTCCAACCCGTACGTCTGGTGCGTGCTGACCGTGCTGGTGGGCTACGGCATTATCGGGTTTGTGGATGATTACCGCAAAGTCGTCCGCAAAGACACGAAGGGCCTGATCGCCCGCTGGAAGTATTTCTGGATGTCAGTGATTGCGCTGGGCGTGGCCTTCGCGCTGTATCTGGCCGGGAAAGACACGCCTGCCACCGAGCTGGTGGTGCCGTTCTTTAAAGACGTGATGCCGCAACTGGGGCTGTTCTACATCCTGCTGGCCTACTTTGTGATTGTTGGCACAGGCAACGCCGTTAACCTGACCGACGGTCTGGATGGCCTGGCCATTATGCCAACCGTCTTTGTGGCCGCCGGTTTCGCGCTGGTGGCGTGGGCGACCGGTAACATGAACTTTGCGAACTACCTGCACATCCCTTATCTGCGCCACGCGGGTGAGCTGGTGATCGTCTGTACGGCGATTGTTGGCGCGGGGCTGGGCTTCCTGTGGTTCAACACCTACCCGGCGCA is a genomic window containing:
- the murF gene encoding UDP-N-acetylmuramoyl-tripeptide--D-alanyl-D-alanine ligase, with amino-acid sequence MISITLRQAAAILQGDLHGQDLTIDAVTTDTRKITAGCLFVALKGERFDAHDFAEQAKENGAGALLVSRRLDIDLPQIVVNDTRLAFGELAAWVRQQVPARVVALTGSSGKTSVKEMTAAILSHCGNTLYTAGNLNNDIGVPMTLLRLTKEHEFAVIELGANHQGEIAWTVSLTRPEAALVNNLAAAHLEGFGSLEGVAKAKGEIYTGLPDDGIAILNADNNDWLNWQSIIGSRKTWRFSPNAANSDFTATNIHVTSHGTEFTLTTPTGGVDVLLPLPGRHNIANALAAAALSTAVGASHEAIKAGLANLKAVPGRLFPIQLSENKLLLDDSYNANVGSMTAAVQVLSEMPGYRIMVVGDMAELGDESEACHTQVGEAAKAAGLDCVLSAGKLSQAISRASGVGEHFADKAALIERLKALITEKQIVTVLVKGSRSAAMEEVVHALQENGTC
- the rsmH gene encoding 16S rRNA (cytosine(1402)-N(4))-methyltransferase RsmH, with the protein product MMENYKHKTVLLDEAVNGLNIRPDGIYIDGTFGRGGHSRLILSQLGEEGRLLAIDRDPQAIAVAQTINDPRFSIVHGPFSALADYVAERDLTGKIDGILLDLGVSSPQLDDAERGFSFMRDGPLDMRMDPTRGQSAAEWLQTADEADIAWVIKTFGEERFGKRIARAIVERNRVEPMTRTKELAEVIAAATPVKDKHKHPATRTFQAVRIWVNSELEEIELALKSSLDVLAPGGRLSIISFHSLEDRIVKRFMREQSRGPQVPAGLPMTEEQLRKLGGRQLRALGKLMPGEEEVAENPRARSSVLRVAERTNA
- the mraY gene encoding phospho-N-acetylmuramoyl-pentapeptide-transferase: MLVWLAEHLVKYYSGFNVFSYLTFRAIVSLLTALFISLWMGPRMIARLQKLSFGQVVRNDGPESHFSKRGTPTMGGIMILTAIVVSVLLWAYPSNPYVWCVLTVLVGYGIIGFVDDYRKVVRKDTKGLIARWKYFWMSVIALGVAFALYLAGKDTPATELVVPFFKDVMPQLGLFYILLAYFVIVGTGNAVNLTDGLDGLAIMPTVFVAAGFALVAWATGNMNFANYLHIPYLRHAGELVIVCTAIVGAGLGFLWFNTYPAQVFMGDVGSLALGGALGIIAVLLRQEFLLVIMGGVFVVETLSVILQVGSFKLRGQRIFRMAPIHHHYELKGWPEPRVIVRFWIISLMLVLIGLATLKVR
- the murE gene encoding UDP-N-acetylmuramoyl-L-alanyl-D-glutamate--2,6-diaminopimelate ligase, whose amino-acid sequence is MADRNLRDLLAPWVPMLPARALREMVLDSRVAASGDLFVAVVGHQADGRRYIPQAIAQGVAAIIAEAKDEATDGEIREIHGVPVVYLSQLNERLSALAGRFYHEPSDQLRLVGVTGTNGKTTTTQLMAQWAQLLGETGAVMGTVGNGLLGKVSPTENTTGSAVDVQHVLAGLAGQGATFAAMEVSSHGLVQHRVAALKFAASVFTNLSRDHLDYHGDMEHYEAAKWLLFSTHHYGQAIINADDEVGRRWLAKLPDAVAVSMEDHINPNCHGRWLKAVDVNYHDSGATIRFASSWGEGEIESRLMGAFNVSNLLLALATLLALGYPMAELLETSTRLQPVCGRMEVFSAPGKPTVVVDYAHTPDALEKALEAARLHCTGKLWCVFGCGGDRDKGKRPLMGAIAEQFADIPVVTDDNPRTEEPRAIINDILAGMLDAGRARVVEGRAEAVTNTIMQAQENDVVLLAGKGHEDYQIVGNRRLDYSDRVTAARLLGVVA
- the ftsL gene encoding cell division protein FtsL; this translates as MIGRVTETLSKVKGSLGSNERHALPGVIGDDLLRFGKLPLCLFICIIVTAVTVVTTAHHTRLLTAQREQLVLERDALDIEWRNLILEENALGDHSRVERIATEKLQLQHVDPSQENIVVQK
- a CDS encoding peptidoglycan glycosyltransferase FtsI; translated protein: MKAAAKTLKPKRQEEQANFISWRFALLCGCILLALGFLLGRVAWLQIIAPDMLVRQGDMRSLRVQEVSTSRGMITDRSGRPLAVSVPVKAIWADPKELHDAGGITLDNRWKALSDALKMPLDQLASRVNANPKGRFIYLARQVNPDMADYIRKLKLPGIHLREESRRYYPSGEVTAHLIGFTNVDSQGIEGVEKSFDKWLTGQPGERIVRKDRYGRVIEDISSTDSQAAHNLALSIDERLQALVYRELNNAVAFNKAESGSAVLVDVSTGEVLAMANSPSYNPNNFTGTAKDAMRNRAITDVFEPGSTVKPMVVMTALQRGIVNENTVLNTIPYRINGHEIKDVARYSELTLTGVLQKSSNVGVSKLALAMPSSALVETYSRFGLGKATNLGLVGERSGLYPQKQRWSDIERATFSFGYGLMVTPLQLARVYATIGSYGVYRPLSITKVDPPVPGERIFPESIVRTVVHMMESVALPGGGGVKAAIKGYRIAIKTGTAKKVGPDGRYINKYIAYTAGVAPASNPRFALVVVINDPQAGKYYGGAVSAPVFGAIMGGVLRTMNVEPDALATGEKSEFVINQGEGTGGRS
- the mraZ gene encoding division/cell wall cluster transcriptional repressor MraZ, whose translation is MFRGATLVNLDSKGRLSVPTRYRDQLIENASGQMVCTIDINSPCLLLYPLPEWEIIEQKLSRLSSMNPQERRVQRLLLGHASECQMDSAGRLLIAPVLRQHAGLTKEVMLVGQFNKFELWDETTWYQQVKEDIDAEQSDSATLSERLQDLSL
- the cra gene encoding catabolite repressor/activator, which codes for MKLDEIARLAGVSRTTASYVINGKAKQYRVSDKTVEKVMAVVREHNYHPNAVAAGLRAGRTRSIGLVIPDLENTSYTRIANYLERQARQRGYQLLIACSEDQPDNEMRCIEHLLQRQVDAIIVSTSLPPEHPFYQRWANDPFPIVALDRALDREHFTSVVGADQDDAEMLAAELRTFPAETVLYLGALPELSVSFLREQGFRTAWKDDPREVHYLYANSYEREAAAQLFEKWLETHPMPQALFTTSFALLQGVMDVTLRREGKLPSDLAIATFGDNELLDFLQCPVLAVAQRHRDVAERVLEIVLASLDEPRKPKPGLTRIKRNLYHRGILSRHK